The window GGCCGATGAGGGAGGTCGCCCAGGGGCGGCGGACCTACGGGATGAGCTCGAGGAGCAGATCTCGCCGAGCAGAGCCTGTACGGGGACGACCAGAGTCGGCCTAGGCGACCAGGGGAAGCCTCCGCGCGCGGAGTCGTCGAGGCCATCCCGACGGGAGGAGGGCACCGGTGTCTGGCGGTGAGGACGAACGACGGAAGAGGAATCACAGGCTGGAGCGGCTGGAGTCCAAGCTTTGGGAAGTCGCCGTCAATGGCCAAAATTGGGGAAAGTAAGAGAGAGAAGGGGGAGGAAGTGAATCGGTATCCTCCTACCCAAACAAGGAAATGTACAAGCCAGTTTTATCATTTCCAAACCCAAACGTGTTTCTGTGTAAATTAGTTATCCAAAAATTCATTAGCAAAACCGATTTTGCTAAAATCCGGCTACAAACTCGTTTACCATGTATCCTGCTCTATCCAAACAAGGCGTTGTTTGGATAGAAGATATATATATAGAATCCGTACTCTATAAACCAGGAAAACGGTTCAATCAAACAAAACCTCGTTTGGCTACTATAACAAATCCACGTTTATAGGAAACCTGGAACTGTACAACCCAAGATTTCGAGCTTATAGAAAAACGAGTTTTATCCGTTTTTCCACAAACGCGATTTCTATATGCGTGATCGCAACAACTTTTTCCCGCCCGCTCGCTTCTCAACAACTTTTCCGGCGCCAGTTCTGCGTTTTGCTGCTCGCCCTCGCACCTTTTTCATTGCTTATATACAGGCCCCATCGCTAATTAAACTGGATGGCCGTCAATTCCAGTCATAGGCGCTGGCTGGGAGACGCTGGCGCTGGTTCTCAGCGGCGTCTTCATCAGGCGGTTCTGATCATCTTCCCATCTTCAATCAAGTTGCACGACCCTGGTAAGATCAATCATCATGTCAATATAAGTTGTAGCCGATGTACATATTTCATGACATTGTCCATTGATCAATCATCCAGATCAACAAATTAGTTCATATAAGTTGTAGATGTACAAATTTCATGGTATTGTTCATCGATCAATCATCCTGATCAACAAATTCGTATTTATAAGTTGTAGATCTACAAATTCATGGTATTGTTCATCGATTCATTTTTTTGGTAATGAAGCTCATTttgcagaaagaaaaaaaactctgGTAATCTGACATAGCCAATTCGTAGATGAAACTAGAACCACCAACTTGGCAATTTATCCCTTCCTCTCTCTAATTGGAAACACACCTCTGTTTGATTATAAAAGAAACCCACTACACTAGTTACTTACTGCTGTAAATGGAAACCAGGTACATGCCAGATATGAAAAAATAGTAAATGGCACGCTAACTCTAATTATATATTTATATGGTATTAATAGGCACTAGGCCAATCTGAACTGTGCGATATAAGTATGTATGTTTGTGCTGTAGTCTAAATTGTATACACATGTATCATAGTCTAGTATGTAGGCCAACCGTGTACTCCTGGATATAAGGGGCCCTCGAATTTAAATTCAACATGCACATGCAGCTTACCTCATAAAAACAAATGGTAAGCCAACAGTAGATCACTGAAATACAAGCCATCAGTTCCTTTGCCGACCTGCATTGTGAAAAGAACATAGGAATACACGTAGAAATCAAACAATTAGTAGTAACTGTTGTCATGGGTAAAACAGTAAAGATTAGCTCAGTCCTAGACCCCCATTTGTCTACTGCAATCAGAAGAATACACGCCAAGAGATCACATGAATGCAGTTGAAATATTATTATCATGAATGCAGTACAACTCatttaaattttttattttcttgtaGATAAATATGGATGATCAGAAGGTCCAAAAAAATAGGAAAGAAAACCCAGATAAAAAGAGGCATGTATGGAAATCTTCGGAGGACAAAATACTTCTCACCATACTGAAAGATCAAACTTTACACGGAGGGAAAGAAGGAACAGGTTACACAAAGAAAGCATGGCGTGATATCTTAGAACAATTCAATGATTCAAGAGTAGACAAACTTGAATTACAACAATTGAAAAATCGCCATAAGTACTACAGGAGTTGCTATGCTGCCATGGATAGACTTCTTAAACTGACGGGATTTGGTTGGGACGACGATGACAAAATGATAAAAGCTTCAGAAGAAACTTGGGAGGAACTAATTGAGGTAAGTTTGTGCGAGTAGGATTCATATAAAATTGGTATattatatttattaataaaaaaATTAACAACTTGCAGAAGGATAAGTCACTCCAAGAATATCGAGAAAAGGTGTGGCCTAGTTGGGAAGATCTTCAACAAATATGTGCTAGTTCAACGGCATCTGGAGTTGGTGCTGTATCTAGCAAAGGGAAAGATGGTGCatgcaaaactaaatcatctcaaATTGATCTCAATAAGGATGTTGAAGTACATGAAATCGAGTCTGATGAAAACAATGGCTCCCCTGGTGTGTTCACTAAGAAGTCAACAGCCATTGAGCCAGAAAAAAAGAAATTCCCTGGAAGTGGATCAAAAGAAACTACAAGAGGACAAAAACGTACAGCTGATGGTGCCATAATAGCAATTGATCGTCTTGCAGATGCATCACTCAGCATTGCTGAAGCAAAGAAAAAAACAGCAGAACAAAATGACACTTACTCGGTTAAATCATGCATGTCAGTATTAAATAGTATGGATAGCCTCGATGCCAGCACAAAACTGAAAGCAGTAAAAGCATTTACAGATGGTGACAAACGCGCCATTTTCATTGAGATGGATGAAGAAACTCGAAAGCTTTGGATTCTTGATCCTTAGTTATTTTGTAATACACCATTATTTGATTTCAGTAATTGTCATTTTATATATTTAGAGAACAATTTCCATTGCTTTTTCTGTTAGTTTGTGTTGCAACAATCAACTGTACTTTCAGTTTGAGAAAGTTCATTTCCAACTATTTCATATATCTTATAAAATATTATTCTGAGATGATACAATCAATAGTGTACACTGTGCAGGGAACCATGAACAGTCTGAATGTTCCAGATGATGAATTTTCTGATTCCGAGCAAGTTCTTATTAATAACATTTCTGCAGTGTCCGTCTTTCGTGATGTGTTGTTCACAAGGTTATTCAAAACACCTCGTAACACCTCCATATTAACTGGTGCCCAGAAAACAAAAGAGTTGCTAGAGGGACATCcagttagattttatgaacaaattCGTCTTGAGAAGCACATATTCTACTTGCTGCGAGATGTTTTGTGTGAGGGAGGCTTACTGAAGGATAAAAAGCGAATGACAGTGGACGAACAACTACTCATGTTTCTACATACCATTGGTCACAATGTTAGGAACCGTGTCATCCAAGATAGATATCAGCATTCTGGTGAACCAATCAGCCGACACTTCAACATTGTTTTAGATGCCATAAATGGGTTGCGTGATGTTTGCATAACAGATCCAAGGAATGAAATCCCGGCAAAAATATTGGGTGATGCAAGGTTCTACCCATATTTCAAGGTATTTTCCTATCGCAAACACATGTTCCTTTTAAATATGATTAAATACTACTCATGCAACCTTAAACTTCATTGTTTGACTAACAAAAATCCCAACAGAACTGCCTAGGAGCAATTGATGGGACACACATTGAGGCAAAAATCAGGCTAGATAAGCAAACTCCTTATAGAAATAGACATGGTTACCCCTCTCAAAATGTAATGGCAGCAGTGTCATTTGACATGACATTCTCATATGTCGCTGCTGGATGGGAAGGTTCTGCGTCAGATCAAGCAGTTCTAAGATGGGCTGTTACTAGTGGGGGTTTTGTTGTCCCTGAAGGTAAAAGTTCAAACATATGAACTATATATTGGTTAATCTTATTACATAAAGATTCTGACCGTGCTATCAAACCTTGCGCGCAGGTAAATTTTATCTTGTTGATTCTGGATATGCAAATACTCCAAAATTTATTGCCCCGTACCGTGGAGATCGTTATCATATTGCTTCTTTTTGTGGAAGTAATCGACGATATACTAGTGAGAAAGATATGTTCAATCATCGGCACGCACAACTACGAAATGTTGTTGAGCGAACTTTTGGTGTTCTAAAAGCTCGCTTTCCAATTTTAAGTAGGAAAGGAGGAATTCCTTATCCATATAAAACACAAGTCAAAATTGTTATGGCTTGTTGTATTATCCACAACTTCATCCGGATGGTTAATCATCATGATGAGTTGTTCGAGCTTTATGAGCATGGGGAAGCACAACAACATGTTGACCATGGTGATCAGCAAGTTAGAGGGCAAGCAAGAGAAGATGAACGAGCTGCTGGTGAGAGAGTTCGTGCAGGCATTGCTCGACAATTGTGGAGTAATCATCAACAGCGTTCCGCTCAACAACCAGAAGATGATTGAGCATTACAatattatttttttcattttatttattGATTCATTACAAAAATAATTGTTCCAATTTTTCATCGATTTATAGGTTCCAAAACTTCCCGTTCTGTATTAGAAGATGATAGTAATGCTAAAATATTTTGTGTACAACTGTGTGCAATAAATTTGTCATTCCATAAGAAAAATGGCCATTGCAGACTAGAGAATGAAGTTGATGAAGAACTGAAACTGATATATTTGTGAAAAGAGCCAATGCAGATGAAGGTTATGCAGTCAGCAACAAAAAATAAGCACATTCAAGAGATTACGAGAAAACCTTCACATGTGGCATGAGGAATCTGTATGGACTAGCAACCATCATTATCCTCTGCATTGTCAACTTGCCACTCCTTTGTCTCTATGAGCAAAggctgtgtcaaaccactcatcaaattATCACTTCGTCCCTATTATGGGAAATAATTAAATCAGCGACTTTACCATGTAGCTAATTGTTAAGCCCTGTAAACTCTGAAGTTGTTTTCCTCTTGGCAAGTAGAATGGCATTTCTTATTAGCACAAGTAGAATCATCATATGAATTGTTCAAGCTCCCAACTCAAATAATTCGACCTTGAAATGCAAACAAAGATGAAATGTTTACCTGCTCCGCCGAATCATCGTCCTCACGCTTGACCTCCAGCCCCGACATGGCCGCTATCAGGGTGGACGGCATCGAGCACTCTTTTGAGATCTGAACTTGCATGTACGGATGCTGCTGGACGACCAGCATCAAGGGGCGGCGTACATCTGGGATGAGCTTGAGAAGAACCTCTCCCCGAGCAAAGCCTGTGCAGGGCCGATGAGGGAGGTCGCCCAGGGGCGGCGGACCTACGGGATGAGCTCGAGGAGCAGATCTCGCCGAGCAGAGCCTATACGGGGACGACCAGAGTCGGCCTAGGCGACCAGGGGAAGCCTCCGCGCGCGGAGTCGTCGAGGCCATCCCGACGGGAGGAGGGCACCGGTGTCTGGCGGTGAGGACGAACGACGGAAGAGGAATCACAGGCTGGAGCGGCTGGAGTCCAAGCTTTGGGAAGTCGCCGTCAATGGCCAAAATTGGGGAAAGTAAGAGAGAGAAGGGGGAGGAAGTGAATCGGTATCCTCCTACCCAAACAAGGAAATGTACAAGCCAGTTTTATCATTTCCAAACCCAAACGTGTTTCTGTGTAAATTAGTTATCCAAAAATTCATTAGCAAAACCGATTTTGCTAAAATCCGGCTACAAACTCGTTTACCATGTATCCTGCTCTATCCAAACAAGGCGTTGTTTGGATAGAAGATATATATAGAATCCGTACTCTATAAACCAGGAAAACGGTTCAATCAAACAAAACCTCGTTTGGCTACTATAACAAATCCACGTTTATAGGAAACCTGGAACTGTACAACCCAAGATTTCGGGCTTATAGAAAAACGAGTTTTATCCGTTTTTCCACAAACGCGATTTCTATATGCGTGATCGCAACAACTTTTTCCCGCCCGCTCGCTTCTCAACAACTTTTCCGGCGCCAGTTCTGCGTTTTGCTGCTCGCCCTCGCGCCTTTTTCATTGCTTATATACAGGCCCCATCGCTAATTAAACTGGCTGGCCGTCAAATCCAGTCACAGGCGCTGGCTGGGAGACGCTGGCGCTGGTTCTCAGCGGCGTCTTCATCAGGCGGTTCTCATCATCTTCCCATCTTCAATCAAGTTGCACGACCCTGGTAAGATCAATCATCCTGTCAATATAAGTTGTAGCCGATGTACATATTTCATGACATTGTCCATTGATCAATCATCCAGATCAACAAATTAGTTCATATAAGTTGTAGATGTACAAATTTCATGGTATTGTTCATCGATCAATCATCCTGAtcaacaaattcatatgtataagtTGTAGATCTACAAATTCATGGTATTGTTCATCGATTCATTTTTTTGGTAATGAAGCTCATTttgcagaaagaaaaaaaactctgGTAATCTGACATAGCCAATTCGTAGATGAAACTAGAACCACCAACTTGGCAATTTGTCCCTTCCTCTCTCTAATTGGAAACACACCTCTGTTTGATTATAAAAGAAACCCACTACACTAGTTACTTGCTGCTGTACATGGAAACCAGGTACATGCCAGATATGAAAAAATAGTAAATGGCACGCTAACTCTAATTATATATTTATATGGTATTAATAGGCACTAGGCCAATCTGAACTGTGCGATATAAGTATGTATGTTTGTGCTGTAGTCTAAATATTATACACATGTATCATAGTCTAGTATGTAGGCCAACCGTGTACTCCTGGATATAAGGGGCCCTCGAATTTAAATTCAACATGCACATGCAGTTTACCTCTATAAAAACAAATGGTAAGCCAACAGTAGATCACTGAAATACAAGCCATCAGTTCCTTTGCCGACCTGCATTGTGAAAAGAACATAGGAATACACGTAGAAATCAAACAATTAGTAGTAACTGTTGTCATGGGTAAAACAGTAAAGATTAGCTCAGTCCTAGACCCCCATTTGTCTACTGCAATC is drawn from Triticum dicoccoides isolate Atlit2015 ecotype Zavitan chromosome 4A, WEW_v2.0, whole genome shotgun sequence and contains these coding sequences:
- the LOC119284088 gene encoding uncharacterized protein LOC119284088, with protein sequence MDRLLKLTGFGWDDDDKMIKASEETWEELIEKDKSLQEYREKVWPSWEDLQQICASSTASGVGAVSSKGKDGACKTKSSQIDLNKDVEVHEIESDENNGSPGVFTKKSTAIEPEKKKFPGSGSKETTRGQKRTADGAIIAIDRLADASLSIAEAKKKTAEQNDTYSGTMNSLNVPDDEFSDSEQVLINNISAVSVFRDVLFTRLFKTPRNTSILTGAQKTKELLEGHPVRFYEQIRLEKHIFYLLRDVLCEGGLLKDKKRMTVDEQLLMFLHTIGHNVRNRVIQDRYQHSGEPISRHFNIVLDAINGLRDVCITDPRNEIPAKILGDARFYPYFKNCLGAIDGTHIEAKIRLDKQTPYRNRHGYPSQNVMAAVSFDMTFSYVAAGWEGSASDQAVLRWAVTSGGFVVPEGKFYLVDSGYANTPKFIAPYRGDRYHIASFCGSNRRYTSEKDMFNHRHAQLRNVVERTFGVLKARFPILSRKGGIPYPYKTQVKIVMACCIIHNFIRMVNHHDELFELYEHGEAQQHVDHGDQQVRGQAREDERAAGERVRAGIARQLWSNHQQRSAQQPEDD